DNA from Arthrobacter sp. SLBN-112:
ACAGAGATGTTGACGCCGTTGAGCACTCCTGGCGGCTCCGCGTCGGCGAACCCGAAGCCGAACGGCTGCCCGGTCACCGCGTTGGTGCCGCCGGCGAACAGGTACTGCCCAAAGCCGTACCGGGCCACAAGTTCAGCGCAGAGCAGGAGCAGCATGGTGCCAGTGAGGTAGGCCATGACCTTGTAGAACTTCAGGGCCGACCGGATCTGGGCCTCAGTACCGCCAAAGCGGCGCTTCTTGCCGGCCTTGCCGCCGGGGGCCTGTGCTGACGGGGTGGCCGGTTTCGGATCAATCATGGCTGTACCTTCTGCTGGTGCTGGTCAGGCTGCTGGTGTGCTGGC
Protein-coding regions in this window:
- a CDS encoding DUF3817 domain-containing protein; amino-acid sequence: MIDPKPATPSAQAPGGKAGKKRRFGGTEAQIRSALKFYKVMAYLTGTMLLLLCAELVARYGFGQYLFAGGTNAVTGQPFGFGFADAEPPGVLNGVNISVTVLIVHGWMYVVYLISNFRLWSLMRWPFLKLVLLALGGVVPFLSFIVEKKFHAEVEAELAANPQAPQRY